One genomic segment of Pseudomonadota bacterium includes these proteins:
- a CDS encoding amino acid adenylation domain-containing protein, with protein MDDLIQRESGDGAEHSYGGVSVDTHMPLSLVQRDVYFDQQRSPLNPKFNIGGYIAFRAIDVGRLQRAHGRLIETDPIFGLRLYSRSGEVVQRSSAKRSAALEVLDFSAEQGARESAREWMDAQFLERFPAQDADLYRCRLLKVAPNEYWYMFIAHHLIMDGWSFANLCKRLAHFYADPMGAVDLGPPWYASVADDMAYAQSTKHARDLAYWEQTLAPLPPRVLTPHYQPLVRTPECVPSGRHVLSYDPGEFSRIEEQVAAQGWQLAQFLMAVVVTYVGSLAQFEPFAVAQPVHNRRGRGQRQMLGLFTNTNILRFAPEADWTVAQLMEYVGQVQRKGYRHSRLPYGDLVRSVGTTGDGAPSLADVRFNYLKMDSELLIDGKPADIHYLTHHHEPMPLAVVVWDQGRHQPVEIQLDYNVAYFAEAEAQLLGARLRAMIARAAAQPDCALSALCELPPAERTQLDRWGRSEACIEATPVLTSIARQVAATPQAIAVESDDEQLTYAELGARSNQLARALVEEYGVRPGDFVGVCCQRTTDMVVALLGAMKAGAGYVPLDPTYPRERLEFMLEDSGARVVLTQLELFQWLELDTQSAVLVDRALHDEQFAAYSPAELSADEVSIDATTPAYVIYTSGSTGKPKGVLIEHGALAASTRAREETYEDAPEAFLLLSSYSFDSSVVGLFWTLTSGGRLVLFAHGQGFDFSKLAQALVRHEITHYLTLPDVHGQLLRHLPSPPPSLRVAIVAGSACARTLVAAHFEASWRAVRLYNEYGPTEACVWSACFECTPQCLPSYATVPIGTPPAHARLRILDGKQNPVPAGHAGELYISGPGLAREYLNRPELTAQRFVTLADRPAQRWFRTGDVVRWLASGELEYLGRADSQVKINGFRIELEEVESALAACPAVAGAAVVAVEREGRWRLGAFLIADGTDTEHDAASAEQALIESAKATLAQSLPAYMHPHGYQIVAELPRTPSGKLDRKGLPPFEFYSPAEHVAPATETERRISALWCRIFGVTQLSAEADFFELGGHSLLAASIASEASKEFAKDVPVVAVFDHRTIRSLASFIEGQQDQQFSAIPRASREVPLALSFAQQRLWFVDSLEQSSSQYNLPGAIRVVGALDLRALQQALDGLVERHEILRTVYCEDAQVVRPAASVALESVALCGHALSDPQVQAHIDAEASKPFRLDHDLMLRCRVLQLGVEEHIVLLTMHHIASDGWSLATLIRDLVALYTAALEETSAELAPLPIQYADYAQWQRATLGPEALADGLAVWRDRLDGMPEVHALPLDRPWPARQGYAASVVHRQLSTGTCARIRRLAEFHDASTFMLLQSVFALLLGRWSASDDVAVVTPTAGRAHADVEGLIGNFLNNLIIRSKLDPSQSFRDMLSQSRDVILEAFSHQHVPYEVLVDALCTDRDLRYLPLCQVKFVLQNYVTEQLSLPGAQVELIHDEYRHVRFDLDLTATETAHGMSLAWMYKRDLFDHATIERLASAFERLLDGVLGAPDAPVGSHALVEEFEGQALLERGCGPRVGRGRDSTV; from the coding sequence ATGGATGATCTTATTCAACGTGAGAGCGGGGATGGCGCGGAGCACTCCTATGGTGGGGTCAGCGTCGACACGCACATGCCCCTGTCGCTCGTTCAGCGCGACGTGTACTTCGATCAGCAGCGCTCACCGCTCAACCCGAAGTTCAACATCGGTGGCTACATCGCCTTTCGCGCCATCGATGTAGGGCGGCTGCAGAGGGCCCACGGACGGCTCATCGAGACGGACCCGATTTTCGGTCTACGCCTGTATTCGCGCAGCGGCGAGGTGGTGCAGCGTTCCAGCGCCAAACGCAGCGCGGCGCTCGAAGTGCTCGACTTCAGCGCCGAGCAGGGCGCCCGGGAGAGCGCACGGGAGTGGATGGACGCGCAGTTCCTCGAGCGCTTTCCAGCACAGGACGCCGATTTATACCGCTGCCGCCTGCTGAAGGTTGCGCCTAACGAGTACTGGTACATGTTCATCGCGCACCACCTCATCATGGATGGGTGGTCCTTTGCGAACCTGTGCAAGCGCCTCGCCCACTTCTACGCCGACCCGATGGGGGCGGTTGACCTGGGGCCACCGTGGTACGCAAGCGTGGCCGACGACATGGCCTACGCCCAGTCCACAAAGCATGCACGCGATTTGGCGTATTGGGAGCAGACGCTAGCGCCTCTACCGCCGCGAGTGCTGACGCCGCACTACCAGCCCTTGGTGCGGACGCCCGAGTGCGTTCCCAGCGGGCGACACGTGCTCAGCTACGACCCTGGCGAGTTCAGTCGAATCGAGGAGCAGGTGGCGGCGCAGGGGTGGCAGCTCGCGCAGTTCCTGATGGCCGTGGTGGTGACCTACGTCGGCTCCTTGGCGCAGTTCGAGCCCTTCGCCGTGGCCCAGCCCGTGCACAACCGGCGCGGCCGCGGCCAGCGGCAGATGCTCGGGCTGTTCACCAACACCAATATCTTGCGCTTCGCGCCCGAGGCCGATTGGACCGTGGCGCAGCTCATGGAATACGTAGGTCAGGTGCAGCGCAAGGGGTATCGCCACAGTCGCCTGCCCTACGGAGATCTCGTGCGCAGCGTAGGCACGACAGGCGATGGGGCGCCATCGCTGGCGGACGTACGTTTCAACTATCTAAAGATGGACAGCGAGCTGCTGATCGATGGCAAGCCCGCGGACATCCACTACCTGACCCATCACCACGAGCCCATGCCCTTGGCTGTGGTGGTCTGGGACCAGGGGCGTCACCAGCCCGTGGAGATCCAGCTGGACTACAACGTGGCGTACTTCGCCGAGGCAGAGGCGCAGCTACTCGGGGCACGCTTGCGCGCCATGATCGCGAGGGCGGCAGCGCAACCTGACTGCGCGCTGTCGGCCCTGTGCGAGCTGCCGCCGGCAGAGCGCACGCAGCTGGACCGTTGGGGTCGCAGCGAGGCTTGCATCGAGGCAACGCCGGTGCTCACCTCGATCGCGCGGCAGGTGGCGGCAACGCCGCAGGCGATCGCCGTCGAGTCCGATGACGAGCAGCTGACCTATGCCGAACTCGGTGCGCGTAGCAACCAGCTGGCGCGGGCACTGGTGGAGGAGTACGGCGTCCGTCCCGGGGACTTCGTCGGGGTGTGCTGCCAGCGCACGACCGACATGGTGGTCGCGTTGCTGGGTGCCATGAAAGCTGGCGCCGGCTACGTGCCCCTGGACCCGACCTATCCGCGCGAGCGCCTCGAGTTCATGCTCGAGGACTCCGGTGCGCGCGTCGTGTTGACGCAGCTGGAGTTGTTCCAGTGGTTGGAGCTGGATACGCAAAGCGCCGTGCTCGTCGACCGCGCGCTACACGATGAGCAATTCGCCGCTTACTCGCCTGCGGAACTCAGCGCCGACGAGGTGTCGATCGATGCTACGACGCCGGCCTATGTGATTTATACGTCTGGTTCCACGGGCAAGCCCAAGGGTGTGCTCATCGAACACGGTGCGCTGGCGGCGTCGACGCGGGCTCGCGAGGAGACCTACGAAGATGCGCCGGAAGCGTTCCTGTTGCTGTCTTCTTACTCTTTCGACAGTTCCGTCGTGGGCCTGTTCTGGACCCTGACCAGCGGCGGGCGCCTGGTGCTGTTTGCCCATGGGCAGGGGTTTGACTTCAGCAAGCTTGCGCAGGCCCTCGTGCGCCACGAGATAACCCACTACCTGACCTTGCCCGACGTGCATGGGCAGCTCCTGCGCCACCTGCCGTCGCCGCCGCCGTCCCTGCGCGTTGCCATCGTCGCGGGATCCGCGTGCGCACGCACACTCGTTGCAGCGCACTTCGAGGCGTCCTGGCGCGCCGTGCGTCTGTATAACGAATACGGCCCCACGGAGGCGTGCGTCTGGAGCGCGTGCTTCGAGTGCACGCCGCAATGCCTGCCTAGCTACGCGACGGTGCCCATCGGTACCCCGCCCGCACACGCGCGGCTACGGATTCTGGATGGCAAGCAAAACCCCGTGCCTGCGGGGCATGCCGGTGAGCTGTACATCAGCGGCCCGGGCCTGGCACGCGAGTACCTCAACCGCCCCGAACTCACGGCGCAGCGCTTCGTCACGCTCGCGGATCGGCCAGCGCAGCGATGGTTCCGTACCGGCGATGTGGTCCGTTGGCTGGCCAGCGGCGAGCTCGAGTACCTGGGCCGCGCGGACTCGCAGGTCAAGATCAACGGCTTTCGCATCGAACTGGAGGAAGTGGAGTCGGCCTTGGCCGCTTGCCCCGCCGTCGCCGGTGCCGCCGTCGTTGCCGTCGAGCGTGAGGGCCGCTGGCGCTTGGGCGCCTTCCTCATCGCCGATGGAACGGATACGGAACACGACGCGGCGAGCGCCGAGCAAGCGCTGATCGAGAGCGCCAAGGCGACGCTGGCGCAAAGCCTGCCCGCATACATGCACCCTCATGGCTACCAAATCGTGGCCGAGCTGCCGCGTACGCCGAGTGGCAAGCTCGATCGCAAGGGGTTGCCGCCCTTCGAGTTCTACTCGCCGGCGGAGCACGTGGCGCCGGCCACGGAGACGGAACGTCGCATCAGCGCCCTGTGGTGCCGCATCTTCGGTGTCACGCAGCTCAGCGCCGAGGCTGACTTCTTCGAACTCGGTGGTCACTCCCTGCTCGCAGCGAGCATTGCCAGCGAGGCTTCCAAGGAGTTCGCCAAGGACGTCCCCGTGGTCGCCGTGTTCGATCACCGCACGATCCGCTCCCTCGCCAGCTTCATCGAGGGTCAGCAGGACCAGCAATTCAGCGCCATTCCCCGGGCCTCGCGCGAGGTGCCCTTGGCCCTGTCCTTTGCCCAGCAGCGCCTTTGGTTCGTCGACTCATTGGAGCAGTCGAGCAGCCAGTACAACCTCCCCGGGGCCATTCGCGTGGTTGGCGCCCTAGATCTGCGGGCCCTGCAGCAGGCCCTCGACGGCTTGGTCGAACGCCACGAGATCTTGCGTACGGTCTACTGCGAGGACGCGCAGGTGGTGCGGCCGGCGGCGTCCGTTGCCTTGGAGAGCGTAGCGCTCTGCGGGCACGCGCTCAGCGATCCGCAGGTCCAAGCGCATATCGATGCGGAGGCGAGTAAGCCCTTTAGGCTAGATCACGATCTGATGCTGCGCTGTAGAGTTCTGCAGCTCGGCGTCGAAGAGCACATCGTGCTGCTCACGATGCACCACATCGCCTCTGACGGCTGGTCTCTGGCCACCCTGATACGGGATTTGGTGGCTCTGTACACGGCCGCGCTGGAGGAGACCTCCGCCGAACTCGCGCCGCTGCCGATTCAGTATGCCGACTATGCCCAATGGCAACGCGCCACCCTCGGCCCCGAGGCGTTGGCCGATGGCCTTGCCGTGTGGCGCGACCGCCTCGACGGGATGCCCGAGGTCCATGCGCTGCCCCTGGATCGGCCGTGGCCAGCGCGGCAGGGCTACGCTGCTAGCGTAGTGCATAGGCAGCTCTCGACCGGGACCTGCGCGCGCATTCGCCGCCTCGCGGAGTTCCACGACGCCAGCACCTTCATGCTGTTGCAGAGCGTGTTTGCCCTGCTTCTGGGGCGCTGGAGCGCCAGCGATGACGTCGCCGTGGTCACGCCGACGGCCGGCCGTGCGCACGCGGATGTGGAAGGGCTCATCGGCAATTTCCTGAACAACTTGATCATTCGCAGCAAGCTGGATCCGTCGCAGTCGTTCCGCGACATGCTGTCCCAGTCTCGCGACGTGATACTGGAGGCCTTCTCGCACCAGCATGTGCCCTACGAGGTGCTGGTGGACGCTCTGTGCACGGACCGTGACCTGCGCTACCTGCCCCTGTGTCAGGTCAAGTTCGTCCTGCAGAACTACGTGACCGAACAGTTGAGTTTGCCTGGGGCGCAGGTTGAGCTGATCCACGACGAGTACCGGCACGTTCGTTTCGATCTCGACCTCACGGCCACGGAAACGGCACACGGCATGTCGCTAGCGTGGATGTACAAGCGGGATCTGTTCGACCACGCGACGATCGAGCGTCTCGCCAGCGCCTTCGAGCGACTCCTCGACGGGGTGCTTGGCGCGCCGGATGCGCCGGTGGGAAGTCATGCGCTGGTTGAGGAGTTCGAGGGCCAAGCGCTGCTGGAGCGCGGCTGCGGCCCGCGCGTGGGGCGGGGTCGCGACTCGACGGT
- a CDS encoding cyclic peptide export ABC transporter, giving the protein MLSLFTSRAPNRVFIAMLLGIAAGFGVAMVIPLLMNIVQPTPGGFSPQASDSLFLGNWEVSDARFAVTFVVLCALTFIARTVAQVLLIRVSATVTTDLRARIYNVVARAPLAAVESVGPSRLMAVLTADVPRIVGGARLVPEVLTSAMTLLGLFGFLYYLNAEVAAFVLLAIGIGVVTYQVPVFIGRRYLARSRHHLDSLHEGIRGLVYGVKELKLNRLRRDAFLDEVLMDSERKVRQAQKTGQSVLRVAMNYGNLIGFFVIGAVSFIVINHTTLTRAELVGVIMVLLYVSGPVGMLLSFVPQLMSAGISYRKLKQLLSALPSEGVSDKVIEPMSWQTLEFTDVTYVHKDASGEAAFKLGPVSFTLERGSVTFIVGGNGSGKSTLSKLISLHYRPDGGKIHFDSVRVDEQTITTFRQKISVIYSDYYLFAKLLMVRSSKATAKVNHYLKMLELDHKVSFDGSAFSTLKLSDGQRRRLALLVSFIEDSDLYLFDEWAADQDPRFKVVFYTEILPELKARGKAVVVISHDDRYFDVADRLIHMEDGRIRSISKATASKSNVLPIGTTPRVVL; this is encoded by the coding sequence GTGCTCAGTCTGTTTACCTCCCGGGCGCCGAACCGGGTCTTCATTGCCATGTTGCTCGGCATCGCCGCGGGCTTTGGCGTGGCGATGGTGATCCCGTTGCTCATGAACATCGTGCAGCCGACCCCAGGCGGCTTCTCGCCGCAGGCAAGCGACTCGCTGTTCCTCGGGAACTGGGAAGTCTCCGACGCGCGCTTCGCCGTCACCTTCGTGGTGCTGTGCGCTCTGACATTCATCGCCCGCACGGTGGCTCAGGTGCTGCTGATTCGCGTGTCTGCCACGGTCACCACGGACCTGCGGGCGCGCATTTACAACGTGGTGGCCCGCGCGCCGCTCGCCGCCGTGGAGTCCGTAGGACCCTCGCGCCTCATGGCCGTGCTGACGGCTGACGTGCCGCGCATCGTCGGTGGCGCGCGCCTGGTGCCTGAGGTGCTTACGAGCGCGATGACCTTGCTCGGCTTGTTCGGGTTCCTCTACTACCTAAACGCCGAGGTAGCGGCCTTCGTTTTGCTGGCAATCGGCATAGGCGTGGTCACCTACCAGGTGCCGGTGTTCATCGGTCGTCGCTACCTGGCACGCTCCAGGCATCACTTGGACAGTCTTCACGAGGGCATCCGAGGGCTCGTCTACGGCGTAAAGGAGCTCAAGCTCAATCGCCTGCGGCGAGATGCGTTTCTGGACGAGGTGCTCATGGACAGTGAGCGCAAGGTGCGCCAGGCGCAGAAGACCGGACAGAGCGTGCTTCGCGTGGCCATGAACTACGGCAACCTGATCGGGTTCTTCGTGATCGGTGCCGTGAGCTTCATCGTCATCAACCACACGACACTGACGCGCGCAGAGCTAGTGGGCGTGATCATGGTGTTGCTCTACGTCTCAGGTCCCGTGGGGATGTTGCTCAGCTTCGTGCCACAGCTCATGTCCGCGGGGATCTCCTATCGCAAGCTCAAGCAGCTGCTGAGCGCTCTGCCAAGCGAGGGGGTCAGCGACAAGGTCATCGAACCCATGAGCTGGCAGACGCTCGAGTTCACGGACGTGACCTACGTGCACAAGGACGCGAGCGGCGAAGCGGCCTTCAAGCTCGGGCCCGTAAGCTTCACGCTGGAGCGCGGCAGCGTCACCTTCATCGTGGGCGGCAACGGGTCCGGCAAATCCACGCTCAGCAAATTGATCTCCCTGCACTACCGCCCCGACGGCGGCAAGATCCACTTCGATTCCGTGCGCGTCGATGAGCAGACGATCACGACCTTTCGCCAAAAGATCTCGGTGATCTACTCGGACTACTACCTCTTCGCAAAGCTGCTCATGGTCAGAAGCAGCAAGGCCACGGCAAAGGTCAATCACTACCTGAAGATGCTCGAACTCGATCATAAGGTCAGCTTCGATGGCAGCGCCTTCTCCACGCTCAAGCTGTCGGACGGGCAGCGTCGCAGGTTGGCCCTGCTCGTGTCCTTCATCGAGGACAGCGACCTGTACCTGTTCGACGAATGGGCCGCCGATCAGGACCCGCGCTTCAAGGTGGTGTTCTACACGGAGATCCTGCCGGAGCTGAAGGCGCGCGGGAAAGCCGTCGTCGTGATCTCCCACGATGATCGGTACTTCGACGTGGCGGACCGACTGATCCACATGGAGGACGGGCGGATTCGCTCGATCAGTAAGGCAACGGCCAGCAAGAGCAACGTGTTGCCGATAGGGACTACGCCGAGAGTCGTGCTGTGA